The window AATTTATCTTCTGAAAAATTTAGGGTTTGTTTCCCCATCCACTCAGACATCTTTTTACAATCTTTACATACTTTCAATGGCCGGCCGTCTTGACTAAATATTTCATATGCCTCAGATGAATCTATCTGCGTACCACATATGTCGCAATATATCAACTATTATCCCATCCTTATAGTGATATAGAATAATTTACTAGAACATATACTTTAGGGTCATAAACGAATGAAATTTAGTGCAGGGGAAGGGATTTGAACCCCTGGAGTTAAAAATATCGAAGCATCTTTTATTACTTAGTTAAAAACTGTTTTTTTATGCTACAAAATCTATCCCGTATTCCTTGTTTTCATATGTTCTCTGCGTTGGACCAAGTATCTGCTTTGATTTAACACCAGTTATCACAAGCATCGTACGAATTGTTTTCTTTAAACCAGAATCAATAGTTGTACCCCATATAATACGAGCATTAGGGTCAACACGAGAATAAACCTCTTCAACAACACGCTCTGCTTCACTGATTGTCATATCATCACCACCAGTGACATTAACAAGAGCACCAGTAGCACCAGATACATCAACATCCAACAACGGTGAATTCAAAGCCTCTATAACAGCATTAACAGCCTTGTTCTCACCCTCTGCCTCACCAAGACCAATCATAGCAACACCACCACGTTTCATAATAGTCTTAAGATCAGCGAAATCAAGGTTAACAAGACCAGGTTTAGTAATCATCTCAGTAATACCTTTTATCGACCTCATAAGAACCTCATCAGCAACCTTAAAAGCAGCATTCAAAGCAAGATTCGGAACAATCTCAAGCAGTTTATCATTTGGTATAACAATAACAGTATCACATGCTTCCCTAAGACGCTTCAAACCCGCCTCAGCGTT of the Candidatus Thermoplasmatota archaeon genome contains:
- the ftsZ gene encoding cell division protein FtsZ: MEKIIKEVVANEEKKKRGKSSSRPADGLEGSGAGGVNNSELEEVLKGLVTRIKVIGCGGAGTNTISRCTEAGIEGAELIAVNTDAQHLLVSSAPHKVLIGRRITRGLGAGSLPQVGEEAATESEEDIRKVVAPADMVFVTCGLGGGTGTGAAPIVAEIAKEAGALTIGVATLPFKVEGLVRMDNAEAGLKRLREACDTVIVIPNDKLLEIVPNLALNAAFKVADEVLMRSIKGITEMITKPGLVNLDFADLKTIMKRGGVAMIGLGEAEGENKAVNAVIEALNSPLLDVDVSGATGALVNVTGGDDMTISEAERVVEEVYSRVDPNARIIWGTTIDSGLKKTIRTMLVITGVKSKQILGPTQRTYENKEYGIDFVA